The following proteins are encoded in a genomic region of Magnolia sinica isolate HGM2019 chromosome 1, MsV1, whole genome shotgun sequence:
- the LOC131254710 gene encoding protein FAR1-RELATED SEQUENCE 5-like: protein MERNTRRRNALKESRTGLGKSPVECRVTVDVNAPVREADDLVENLPVTVAPEPIEPTEPYEGMELDSEEAVKTFYYGYAMRVGFGVRANLRRRSMRDGTTIGLQFVCSKEGFRRKKHTSKRAHTRKGCKAMIKAKKIESGKWVVIKFVKEHNHELEAPRKVPLLRSRKRISNAVKNPNYVPSLRRRTLGRDGQYLLDYFKRTQAKNPSFFYAVQLDDEYRMTNFFWVDARSRMSYNHFGDVVTFDTTYRTNRYGMPFAPFIGVNHHKQPVLFGCALILDESEESLVWLFNTWLEAMSGRHPVALVTDQDPVIGSAIAKVFPRTIHRFCKWHILREFKERLGHVDDKHKDFTVDFFKCISLSELTDEFEQCWWSLVDKYELKENEWLQSLNRNREQWVQVYLQDTSISNMSSNLQIGSINSYFDGYVSPHTSLQEFITQYEKAIESRYAKELEEDLKISDIKPMKTGLPMETQAAEIYTRALFLEFQEQLFQSLRHIAELIKEEGPISSYRVVEFGVGKTAYTVTFNVLEVRANCSCQMFEYSGILCRHILRVFSIKNVMLLPPHFIVKRWTRNAMSRVASDEDEIEMQGGCQESRTLRYDDICRQAFKYGAEGATTKNIYTVAMRALRKAFEDVVAAKKDDWAVQQPSNLVSANVHEDPICEGNVNMTNGINLHDPRRRIARGHPPPRSILENQRLHGGLGGDQLGFPDRILGVATNTSLDMYEPTGLFSLDPDSYAQVAHGTSYRDRDTYPH, encoded by the exons ATGGAACGCAATACAAGACGAAGAAATGCATTGAAAGAATCTCGTACAGGGTTAGGAAAGAGTCCCGTAGAATGCCGCGTGACGGTGGATGTCAACGCTCCTGTGCGTGAGGCCGATGACCTGGTAGAAAATCTTCCGGTAACAGTGGCACCCGAGCCCATAGAGCCAACAGAACCATACGAGGGTATGGAACTTGATTCCGAGGAGGCCGTGAAGACATTCTATTATGGATATGCTATGCGGGTTGGTTTTGGTGTCCGTGCAAATTTGAGGCGCCGCTCGATGCGGGATGGGACAACTATTGGTCTGCAGTTTGTTTGTTCCAAAGAGGGTTTCCGTCGGAAGAAGCACACAAGCAAGCGGGCACATACAAGGAAAGGCTGCAAGGCAATGATTAAGGCCAAGAAGATAGAATCAGGGAAATGGGTTGTCATAAAATTTGTGAAGGAGCATAACCATGAGTTGGAGGCCCCAAGAAAAGTTCCTCTCCTTCGATCACGTAAGCGCATATCTAATGCTGTGAAAAACCCGAACTACGTTCCTAGTCTACGAAGGAGGACCCTTGGAAGAGATGGTCAATATCTTCTGGACTATTTCAAGCGTACACAAGCGAAGAATCCTTCCTTTTTTTATGCTGTGCAACTTGATGATGAATACCGTATGACCAATTTCTTTTGGGTTGATGCCAGGTCGAGGATGTCTTACAATCATTTTGGCGATGTGGTTACATTCGATACTACATATAGGACAAATCGATATGGGATGCCATTTGCTCCATTCATCGGGGTGAACCATCATAAACAACCAGTCCTATTTGGTTGTGCTTTAATACTGGATGAAAGTGAAGAATCACTTGTTTGGTTATTTAATACCTGGCTTGAAGCAATGTCAGGACGGCATCCTGTTGCACTTGTTACCGACCAAGATCCAGTCATAGGATCAGCTATTGCAAAGGTATTTCCAAGAACCATTCACCGCTTCTGCAAGTGGCACATCTTAAGAGAATTCAAGGAGCGGCTAGGTCATGTAGATGATAAGCATAAAGATTTCACTGTGGATTTCTTCAAATGCATCAGCCTAAGTGAGTTAACTGATGAGTTTGAACAATGTTGGTGGTCACTTGTTGATAAATATGAACTTAAGGAGAATGAATGGCTTCAGTCGTTGAACAGAAACCGCGAACAGTGGGTCCAAGTGTACTTACAGGACACGTCAATTTCAAATATGTCTAGTAACCTACAAATTGGAAGTATAAACTCATATTTCGATGGGTACGTTAGTCCACATACCTCCTTGCAAGAATTTATTACTCAGTATGAGAAAGCTATAGAGAGTCGGTATGCAAAGGAACTTGAAGAGGATCTTAAAATAAGTGACATTAAACCTATGAAGACAGGATTGCCTATGGAAACCCAAGCAGCAGAAATTTATACAAGAGCACTGTTCTTGGAATTTCAAGAGCAATTGTTCCAAAGTCTTCGTCATATTGCAGAACTTATTAAGGAAGAGGGGCCAATTAGCTCATATAGGGTGGTGGAATTTGGGGTTGGGAAGACTGCCTACACTGTTACTTTCAATGTTTTGGAAGTAAGAGCAAATTGCAGTTGTCAGATGTTCGAGTATTCAGGCATTCTTTGCAGGCATATATTGAGAGTCTTTTCTATTAAAAATGTCATGTTGCTCCCACCTCATTTCATTGTGAAGCGGTGGACAAGAAATGCCATGAGTAGAGTTGCATCTGATGAAGACGAGATTGAGATGCAAGGTGGTTGTCAAGAATCTCGGACCTTGCGATATGATGATATTTGCCGTCAAGCCTTTAAATATGGAGCTGAAGGGGCAACAACTAAAAATATATACACTGTGGCAATGCGTGCCCTACGCAAGGCCTTTGAAGACGTTGTTGCTGCCAAAAAGGATGATTGGGCAGTCCAACAGCCTAGCAATCTAGTCAGTGCTAACGTTCACGAAGATCCTATTTGTGAAGGGAATGTTAATATGACGAATGGCATAAATCTGCATGATCCCCGACGTAGGATAGCAAGGGGGCATCCTCCTCCCAGGAGCATTCTCGAGAATCAGCGGTTGCATGGTGGACTTGGTGGGGACCAACTTGGATTCCCTGACAGAATTTT GGGTGTTGCCACAAATACTTCCCTTGATATGTACGAACCTACTGGTCTCTTTTCTCTTGACCCTGACAGTTACGCACAG GTTGCCCATGGAACTAGCTACCGAGATAGAGATACCTACCCACATTGA